The Burkholderia ambifaria AMMD genome includes a region encoding these proteins:
- a CDS encoding cation:proton antiporter, with amino-acid sequence MHETLWYLIIGAVLMGMGVATSALRRLPCSTAMIYLVLGVALGPSGVGLLHLDIERDARLLREIVEVALLVSLFAIGLRLRVPLSDKLWLVPCRLGLLAMIVTVPLLAGCAVLTLGLGWGPALLLAAILAPTDPVLAHDVQVHDPGDRDLVRFALSGEGGMNDGIALPFALAGLALCGVPDTPHGPPPLSGTFALAVLWGIGGAAAIGGLLGAATTKAIGRLRTRYAQALGFEGFFALALIVLSFGAAQFAHTFGFIATFAAGVAMRRVEHRASGDRPPREVIGQVDSEDVSATEKHPEKVHAFMAESVLDFTIELERIAEALVMTMIGSVLGTLSAPLVTWGAVALALVLFVAVRPFAVLLTLTGSHATLAQRRLMAWFGIRGIGSFYYLLFALEHGPSSTVRPLAAPVLAVVVASVIAHGISATPLMDWYYRLQHRRGP; translated from the coding sequence ATGCATGAAACGCTGTGGTATCTGATCATCGGCGCGGTGCTGATGGGCATGGGTGTCGCGACGTCGGCGCTGCGCCGTCTGCCGTGCAGCACCGCGATGATCTATCTCGTGCTCGGCGTCGCGCTCGGTCCGTCCGGCGTCGGGCTTCTGCACCTCGATATCGAACGCGACGCGCGGCTGCTGCGCGAGATCGTCGAGGTCGCGCTGCTGGTGTCGCTGTTCGCGATCGGGCTGCGGCTGCGCGTGCCGCTGTCCGACAAGCTGTGGCTCGTGCCATGCCGGCTCGGCCTGCTCGCGATGATCGTCACCGTGCCGCTGCTCGCCGGCTGCGCGGTGCTGACGCTCGGCCTCGGCTGGGGCCCCGCGCTGCTGCTCGCGGCGATCCTCGCGCCGACCGACCCGGTGCTCGCGCACGACGTGCAGGTGCACGATCCCGGCGACCGCGATCTGGTGCGCTTCGCGCTGTCCGGCGAAGGCGGGATGAACGACGGGATCGCGCTGCCGTTCGCGCTCGCGGGCCTCGCGCTGTGCGGCGTGCCCGATACGCCGCACGGGCCGCCGCCGTTGTCCGGCACGTTCGCGCTGGCCGTGCTGTGGGGCATCGGCGGCGCTGCCGCGATCGGCGGCCTGCTCGGCGCGGCCACGACCAAGGCGATCGGCCGGCTGCGCACCCGCTATGCGCAGGCGCTCGGCTTCGAAGGCTTCTTCGCGCTCGCGCTGATCGTGCTGTCGTTCGGCGCCGCGCAGTTCGCGCATACGTTCGGCTTCATCGCGACGTTCGCCGCGGGCGTCGCGATGCGCCGCGTCGAGCATCGAGCCAGCGGCGATCGCCCGCCGCGCGAGGTGATCGGCCAGGTCGATTCGGAAGACGTGAGCGCGACCGAGAAACATCCGGAGAAAGTCCACGCGTTCATGGCCGAATCGGTGCTCGATTTCACGATCGAGCTCGAGCGGATCGCCGAGGCGCTCGTGATGACGATGATCGGCAGCGTACTCGGCACGCTGTCGGCTCCGCTCGTCACGTGGGGCGCGGTTGCGCTGGCGCTGGTGCTGTTCGTCGCCGTGCGGCCGTTCGCGGTGCTGCTGACGCTCACCGGCTCACACGCGACGCTTGCGCAGCGGCGGCTGATGGCCTGGTTCGGGATACGCGGAATCGGTTCGTTCTACTACCTTCTGTTCGCGCTCGAGCACGGGCCATCCAGCACGGTGCGGCCGCTCGCGGCGCCGGTGCTTGCCGTCGTGGTGGCGTCGGTGATCGCGCACGGGATCTCCGCGACGCCGCTGATGGATTGGTATTACCGTCTGCAGCACCGGCGCGGACCCTGA